The following proteins are co-located in the Palaemon carinicauda isolate YSFRI2023 chromosome 3, ASM3689809v2, whole genome shotgun sequence genome:
- the LOC137638677 gene encoding tether containing UBX domain for GLUT4 isoform X2 — MAMSVTVLCPNGRRVSVKVTPNTSILQIIEDACKKEKFDSDQYDLKHLHRTLDSSSTVRYTNLPNKCQLELVKCAIPRKSSLVTVNVASDAGMRLVHDFTPETTLWEILNHHEQQGHKGVFLPPEDDLREAVIVYMMRRVSGPDLKTTTLKSLGLTSGKCMLRHSFQILGDVQQAHVSAPLSRPKPPKAEANVSEVPKKVAKNVPQEPQLPQPSVSSQEAEKPAKEPVRTVESSSASARDTASSASARDTASSFTRDPASLGVPHVLSSAKKSCSDAQSQNGVLQSDQAQSSPPMPMEVEEGCASTSSETFEVKENVIKLGARDAFLFNIEDAPPTNITVDDESFFDLTVNEVKGLYREQQQMLRSLEEAPLLTKQMREMHETSKVLCALNQFPVTQLRIFFPDNHVIQAAFKPTETIAQVEKFVREFLSNPNTEFSLCMRHPQRTLEPDVTLVAADCVPNARLYFTSSSSSPYLNKETLEKKSSFSSSCSAMKSRRMRKPAHYLGASDASNETFDNSEPGSSTQRSSVADTCGSEAGYQKRTNTSMQATGAIKKVPKWFKTGK; from the exons ATGGCAATGTCTGTTACTGTTCTGTGTCCGAATGGGAGGAGGGTCTCTGTAAAAGTTACCCCAAATACAAGCATATTACAG ATAATTGAGGATGCCTGCAAAAAGGAAAAATTTGATTCTGATCAATATGATTTAAA GCATCTTCACCGCACCCTGGATTCATCTAGTACAGTCCGATACACCAACTTGCCAAACAAGTGCCAACTGGAACTCGTCAAGTGTGCCATCCCTCGGAAGTCCTCGCTTGTTACTGTTAATGTTGCTTCTGATGCGGGGATGAGACTGGTTCACGACTTTACGCCTGAAA caACGTTATGGGAGATATTAAACCACCACGAGCAGCAAGGCCACAAGGGAGTGTTCCTCCCTCCCGAGGATGATCTACGAGAAGCGGTAATCGTCTACATGATGCGGAGGGTCAGCGGTCCTGACCTGAAAACCACGACGCTTAAGTCTTTGGGTCTTACTAGTGGGAAATGTATGTTAAG ACATAGCTTTCAAATATTAGGAGACGTTCAGCAAGCGCACGTGTCGGCTCCATTGTCTCGACCCAAACCCCCCAAAGCAG AAGCTAATGTTTCAGAAGTTCCTAAGAAGGTAGCGAAGAATGTTCCACAAGAACCACAATTACCTCAGCCATCAGTCTCCTCCCAAGAAGCCGAGAAACCCGCCAAGGAACCTGTCCGTACGGTAGAAAGCTCTTCCGCTTCTGCAAGGGACACTGCCTCTTCCGCTTCTGCGAGAGACACTGCCTCTTCTTTCACAAGAGACCCTGCTTCCCTGGGAGTTCCTCATGTCCTCTCATCTGCTAAGAAGTCTTGTTCCGATGCTCAGTCGCAGAATGGAGTGTTGCAGTCAG ACCAAGCACAATCGTCACCCCCTATGCCCATGGAAGTTGAAGAAGGGTGCGCTAGTACCTCGTCTGAGACATTCGAAGTCAAGGAGAACGTTATAAAG CTAGGTGCACGTGATGCTTTTCTCTTTAATATAGAAGACGCTCCGCCTACCAATATTACCGTCGATGACGAATCCTTCTTTGACCTGACGGTCAATGAAGTCAAAGGCCTCTATCGTGAACAACAGCAGATGCT gaggTCACTGGAAGAAGCCCCTCTTTTGACCAAACAGATGAGGGAAATGCACGAAACGTCAAAAGTTCTCTGCGCTCTCAATCAGTTTCCCGTCACTCAGCTTCGCATATTTTTCCCCGATAACCACGTCATCCAGGCAGCCTTCAAACCAACGGAGACTATAGCTCAGGTCGAGAAATTCGTGAGGGAGTTTTTGTCCAATCCGAATACAGAATTCAGTCTGT GTATGAGGCATCCACAAAGAACCCTCGAGCCTGACGTTACTCTCGTTGCTGCCGATTGCGTCCCGAATGCTAGGCTGTACTTTACATCTTCCTCTTCATCTCCATACTTGAATAAAGAGACACTAGAGAAGAAGTCTTCCTTTAGCTCCTCGTGTAGTGCGATGAAAAGTAGAAG GATGCGAAAACCCGCGCATTACCTTGGAGCTTCTGACGCGTCCAACGAAACTTTCGACAATAGCGAGCCGGGAAGCTCCACGCAGAGATCGTCGGTTGCAGATACGTGCGGTAGCGAAGCAGGATATCAAAAGAGGACCAATACAAGTATGCAAGCAACAGGAGCTATCAAGAAGGTTCCCAAATGGTTTAAAACTGGGAAATGA
- the LOC137638677 gene encoding tether containing UBX domain for GLUT4 isoform X1 produces MAMSVTVLCPNGRRVSVKVTPNTSILQIIEDACKKEKFDSDQYDLKHLHRTLDSSSTVRYTNLPNKCQLELVKCAIPRKSSLVTVNVASDAGMRLVHDFTPETTLWEILNHHEQQGHKGVFLPPEDDLREAVIVYMMRRVSGPDLKTTTLKSLGLTSGKCMLRHSFQILGDVQQAHVSAPLSRPKPPKAEANVSEVPKKVAKNVPQEPQLPQPSVSSQEAEKPAKEPVRTVESSSASARDTASSASARDTASSFTRDPASLGVPHVLSSAKKSCSDAQSQNGVLQSGDVTNQAQSSPPMPMEVEEGCASTSSETFEVKENVIKLGARDAFLFNIEDAPPTNITVDDESFFDLTVNEVKGLYREQQQMLRSLEEAPLLTKQMREMHETSKVLCALNQFPVTQLRIFFPDNHVIQAAFKPTETIAQVEKFVREFLSNPNTEFSLCMRHPQRTLEPDVTLVAADCVPNARLYFTSSSSSPYLNKETLEKKSSFSSSCSAMKSRRMRKPAHYLGASDASNETFDNSEPGSSTQRSSVADTCGSEAGYQKRTNTSMQATGAIKKVPKWFKTGK; encoded by the exons ATGGCAATGTCTGTTACTGTTCTGTGTCCGAATGGGAGGAGGGTCTCTGTAAAAGTTACCCCAAATACAAGCATATTACAG ATAATTGAGGATGCCTGCAAAAAGGAAAAATTTGATTCTGATCAATATGATTTAAA GCATCTTCACCGCACCCTGGATTCATCTAGTACAGTCCGATACACCAACTTGCCAAACAAGTGCCAACTGGAACTCGTCAAGTGTGCCATCCCTCGGAAGTCCTCGCTTGTTACTGTTAATGTTGCTTCTGATGCGGGGATGAGACTGGTTCACGACTTTACGCCTGAAA caACGTTATGGGAGATATTAAACCACCACGAGCAGCAAGGCCACAAGGGAGTGTTCCTCCCTCCCGAGGATGATCTACGAGAAGCGGTAATCGTCTACATGATGCGGAGGGTCAGCGGTCCTGACCTGAAAACCACGACGCTTAAGTCTTTGGGTCTTACTAGTGGGAAATGTATGTTAAG ACATAGCTTTCAAATATTAGGAGACGTTCAGCAAGCGCACGTGTCGGCTCCATTGTCTCGACCCAAACCCCCCAAAGCAG AAGCTAATGTTTCAGAAGTTCCTAAGAAGGTAGCGAAGAATGTTCCACAAGAACCACAATTACCTCAGCCATCAGTCTCCTCCCAAGAAGCCGAGAAACCCGCCAAGGAACCTGTCCGTACGGTAGAAAGCTCTTCCGCTTCTGCAAGGGACACTGCCTCTTCCGCTTCTGCGAGAGACACTGCCTCTTCTTTCACAAGAGACCCTGCTTCCCTGGGAGTTCCTCATGTCCTCTCATCTGCTAAGAAGTCTTGTTCCGATGCTCAGTCGCAGAATGGAGTGTTGCAGTCAGGTGATGTTACAA ACCAAGCACAATCGTCACCCCCTATGCCCATGGAAGTTGAAGAAGGGTGCGCTAGTACCTCGTCTGAGACATTCGAAGTCAAGGAGAACGTTATAAAG CTAGGTGCACGTGATGCTTTTCTCTTTAATATAGAAGACGCTCCGCCTACCAATATTACCGTCGATGACGAATCCTTCTTTGACCTGACGGTCAATGAAGTCAAAGGCCTCTATCGTGAACAACAGCAGATGCT gaggTCACTGGAAGAAGCCCCTCTTTTGACCAAACAGATGAGGGAAATGCACGAAACGTCAAAAGTTCTCTGCGCTCTCAATCAGTTTCCCGTCACTCAGCTTCGCATATTTTTCCCCGATAACCACGTCATCCAGGCAGCCTTCAAACCAACGGAGACTATAGCTCAGGTCGAGAAATTCGTGAGGGAGTTTTTGTCCAATCCGAATACAGAATTCAGTCTGT GTATGAGGCATCCACAAAGAACCCTCGAGCCTGACGTTACTCTCGTTGCTGCCGATTGCGTCCCGAATGCTAGGCTGTACTTTACATCTTCCTCTTCATCTCCATACTTGAATAAAGAGACACTAGAGAAGAAGTCTTCCTTTAGCTCCTCGTGTAGTGCGATGAAAAGTAGAAG GATGCGAAAACCCGCGCATTACCTTGGAGCTTCTGACGCGTCCAACGAAACTTTCGACAATAGCGAGCCGGGAAGCTCCACGCAGAGATCGTCGGTTGCAGATACGTGCGGTAGCGAAGCAGGATATCAAAAGAGGACCAATACAAGTATGCAAGCAACAGGAGCTATCAAGAAGGTTCCCAAATGGTTTAAAACTGGGAAATGA
- the xmas gene encoding germinal-center associated nuclear protein, whose product MADEEGQNAEKPTFTNPFLLPSSSSGARQTTTASESSGKQRPLGAVTSRAFTPTGNIFPGSSTTFSTSSSKLSVASTPSTAFQSPSFKPFESGASFSNVPPRSGGMFGADSGLFKSGMYTFPVFGGEKKGSSGDGGFSKASAEPGHEIATSGKAVSSNLGFGAYSSGFDSTSKAGTMSKSVPLVFGERSSNTGMPSTIPVGENVTSVSSPAVNVFGGLPGSGVGKSEIGKKPNVFGGAPNPSIFQSSLSGNMGNPGSASSSAFTLFRGSGSASETKSVMSAAGVPPIFGGTSSSASCITSLSGYNAAPLPSIFGGKVEGTKRGSVVTSTPNVFGSITGSTACFTSVSSSNPRLFGGIPSVAITSIPSRVSTVPFVTSATTASNLGAATASNLDVDVGASPASAMVFKLPSTTSETLATSPATFPETSPAPSIFGGQTTSVTGSMPTTTLNEPSSKVPESTLASNSSASKDQSTPSGVFKAFEGTSKDKSSSFKSVFTPSTNVFGGIKSSKETESSSELLHDHKMDSPKFTPAFGSTEMSNESGMASVKPEITIMDSAQEEENTYSEQPEPGEIELEPGEIAPEPEEVDPSLIESQNQTSVTETGSSDVDKGKQLDDLLGILQKEDPKLTPTTAPCPPQYEKKDLTKIIIAQIPDSCMDKDIIKTHFQKFGTVKRVFLNQKSNQATVQYQDHKGASRAKRKGQKIHPNLPEVKIFYGTPVRRRSEDGGSNDAMLSKRKAIKTLQQTHPSSDSKLAGDLDPYVPLERPSTRGQSSQAVPNVFVPGKFSKVYKKSPEEKKKVKTPSRLSTEFRPRTMSPQATPRIGSPKTTRLESPKPAKLKLEEKLKAMSRPVSPAREHDVFAETKNLKAVLELQALTSNDRHTVLKARDKLMRNERKKRLDIKKAANLDAGCPDMCPEFERYMRDVQNDLSSYEVTNGALDHKLVVKKFSRSSADKEEPLPHELRPGPVLLKTMDFLVCNIMVLCDKASTDIGIWYNYLWDRTRAIRSDITQQQLTDGVAVTIIERCVRFHIYADVHLCQESPDVFDRKLNTENLTKSLQTLKELYKDLAELNKNFPSESEFRAYEMLLNLNDGEKIVHQYSQYRDEVQKSSDVIFALKVFLALKSNNFVKFFKLIRSGTYLQGCILHRYFPQVRSKALDIFVKAYAISKRVSIPLSYIIKTLGFEDKNDAVGYLNYHGITVDRENVMLDKNLFYLHPEGQPPVTRPTRLIESNRLFSVVEVIQGGPMPENPLHTYVPHDSFDKDGYLNPDARDASDQQKKLKSLISGPVVPRDQALALGDEETPPADTPQEPILESSQPVTHEAEGMSDHDYMTFIKDAYSMITSSVVSELSVDVAKKAIKSVTKEKLQKLVSKDILLECIKEEVKKVAKSSHDEVSLEIRERERKEIEKAEKKRRELEELQRRASVLLCNEYIAEFLPRLVKQVCQESVGEVERELELKVHAALMKELPASLVSEVVHDEALKVATIVTLEMERELEEKVEKLQQKIRLRKVKEYFRKWKKVVIRIRRRKQAQVTFPASASQLDIYEQNKAFSWGYKRKLSENVSAENLLKRKLAFTETSAKMLIRNDLMKSVAWYPLPIVREMRKEIERVSLSDNILKHYFKVLICNCSNSEFTVLHWLRSKLSCMEDADVEKKLEFTSSFYSKLTGQEYAFVFLEVSPNALSKDVFKGTSAVLFVTQGLTTQDPAYASVKCWIKENKDVPYKVISEGGSFGEDCWELNEEEILIPETSERLMNVILDLWNRHAGRIQVSMSRLNSLVLGFAATYYIQPSVLKQQERSFDGKSPLGPMTYVDLYNSAVQFLVEVFADDDLSRLDWPPPELSHLDQILPPSWNNEDMGHIRNIIKQLKLPVLQVDGFMPWEQIVRTLYAYVGQVSQPESLSHVLWSQINSLLTKTLEFLKSLFNLEFMSPDTEVNILHIPWTEIINACVSYKLGILPDIPVYYQATKLRSFDFPKGWWEACDYSDPTWNDISYGKQSSRKRKDEEDVNPKNAKIPSLSTELLSDIIKEKEKYIEFQRRLEDALEEHDLSIEDFEEGTQLESDDPGSEEDPDPNEEVIQYSELSSSIAKEKEKCELFQKKLESILGDGEDLRFLFKQ is encoded by the coding sequence ATGGCAGATGAAGAAGGTCAAAATGCAGAAAAGCCAACGTTTACGAATCCATTTTTGCTCCCTTCCTCATCATCAGGGGCCAGGCAAACGACGACAGCATCAGAATCCAGCGGCAAACAAAGGCCGCTTGGCGCGGTAACTTCACGCGCATTTACGCCAACGGGAAATATCTTTCCAGGCTCTTCCACCACTTTTTCAACCAGTTCAAGTAAGCTGTCTGTCGCATCCACCCCATCAACGGCATTTCAATCTCCTAGTTTCAAACCTTTTGAGTCGGGAGCATCATTTAGCAATGTTCCACCCAGATCAGGTGGGATGTTCGGAGCAGACAGCGGCTTATTTAAATCCGGTATGTATACCTTTCCTGTATTTGGTGGAGAGAAGAAAGGTAGTTCTGGTGATGGTGGATTTAGTAAAGCGAGCGCAGAGCCTGGCCATGAGATTGCAACGAGTGGCAAAGCCGTATCAAGTAACTTGGGTTTTGGGGCTTATAGTTCTGGATTTGACAGCACTTCTAAAGCGGGAACTATGAGTAAAAGTGTGCCCCTTGTTTTTGGAGAAAGGTCTAGTAATACAGGAATGCCAAGTACTATTCCAGTGGGTGAAAATGTTACATCCGTCTCTTCGCCTGCAGTAAATGTATTTGGAGGTCTACCTGGCTCTGGTGTCGGTAAAAGCGAGATTGGTAAAAAACCAAATGTTTTTGGTGGAGCGCCAAACCCTTCGATATTTCAATCGTCACTGTCAGGAAATATGGGAAATCCCGGCAGTGCGTCTTCTTCGGCCTTTACCCTTTTTCGGGGTTCGGGATCTGCATCCGAGACCAAATCGGTAATGTCCGCGGCTGGCGTGCCTCCTATATTTGGCGGAACTAGCTCCTCTGCCTCGTGTATCACTTCACTGAGTGGTTACAATGCCGCCCCTTTGCCTAGTATCTTTGGGGGCAAAGTTGAAGGAACTAAACGAGGGTCAGTGGTGACATCCACTCCCAACGTCTTTGGCAGTATCACTGGGAGCACAGCTTGTTTCACAAGTGTTTCTTCTAGTAATCCCAGGCTCTTTGGTGGTATACCTAGCGTTGCTATAACTAGTATTCCAAGCAGAGTTTCCACTGTTCCGTTCGTTACAAGCGCCACTACAGCATCCAATCTGGGCGCTGCTACAGCATCCAATCTAGACGTCGATGTTGGTGCTAGTCCTGCTTCAGCCATGGTGTTTAAGCTCCCCAGCACTACTTCGGAAACCCTAGCGACCAGTCCCGCAACATTTCCAGAAACGTCTCCGGCTCCCAGCATTTTTGGAGGACAGACTACGAGCGTAACTGGTAGCATGCCAACAACCACCTTAAATGAACCTTCTAGTAAGGTGCCTGAATCAACTCTTGCATCAAATTCGTCAGCAAGTAAAGACCAGTCTACTCCGTCGGGTGTTTTTAAAGCTTTCGAGGGAACATCAAAAGATAAATCTTCATCATTCAAATCAGTGTTTACTCCTTCTACCAATGTATTTGGTGGGATTAAGAGTTCAAAGGAAACTGAAAGTAGTTCTGAGCTGTTACATGATCACAAAATGGATTCACCAAAATTTACACCAGCCTTTGGTTCGACAGAAATGTCCAATGAATCTGGTATGGCATCAGTGAAGCCAGAAATCACAATTATGGACTCAGCGCAAGAAGAAGAGAACACTTATTCCGAGCAACCAGAACCTGGAGAAATAGAACTCGAACCTGGAGAAATAGCGCCAGAACCAGAAGAAGTAGATCCTTCGTTGATTGAAAGCCAAAATCAAACGAGTGTTACTGAAACAGGCAGCAGTGATGTAGATAAAGGTAAGCAGTTAGACGATTTGTTGGGTATATTACAGAAAGAGGATCCTAAGTTAACTCCAACTACAGCCCCTTGCCCTCCACAGTACGAAAAGAAGGACCTGACGAAGATCATCATCGCGCAGATTCCCGACTCGTGCATGGATAAAGATATTATTAAAACACATTTTCAGAAGTTTGGCACAGTAAAAAGAGTGTTTCTTAACCAGAAGTCAAACCAGGCTACTGTGCAGTACCAGGACCACAAAGGAGCCTCCAGGGCCAAGAGAAAGGGTCAGAAAATTCACCCGAACCTGCCGGAGGTCAAAATATTTTACGGGACCCCAGTGAGACGAAGGAGCGAAGACGGCGGCAGCAACGACGCCATGCTGTCGAAGAGAAAGGCGATTAAAACCCTTCAGCAAACTCATCCTTCAAGTGACTCCAAGCTTGCAGGCGATTTGGATCCTTACGTACCCCTTGAAAGACCAAGTACCAGAGGTCAAAGTTCTCAAGCAGTGCCGAATGTGTTTGTTCCTGGGAAATTTTCAAAAGTGTATAAGAAGTCTCCCGAGGAGAAAAAGAAAGTCAAAACACCGAGTCGACTCTCGACAGAATTTCGACCTCGTACAATGTCTCCTCAGGCAACACCTAGGATTGGATCTCCCAAGACCACTCGGCTGGAATCGCCAAAACCTGCAAAGTTGAAACTAGAAGAAAAATTGAAGGCGATGAGTAGACCCGTTTCTCCTGCTAGAGAGCACGATGTGTTTGCAGAGACCAAAAACCTAAAAGCCGTTTTGGAATTGCAGGCGCTGACTTCGAACGATAGGCATACTGTGCTTAAGGCACGCGACAAATTGATGAGAAACGAGAGGAAAAAGAGGCTGGACATTAAGAAAGCCGCTAATTTAGATGCTGGTTGCCCCGACATGTGTCCGGAGTTCGAGAGATATATGAGGGACGTTCAGAACGATCTGAGCTCTTACGAAGTAACCAACGGCGCATTGGACCACAAACTGGTTGTGAAGAAATTTTCTAGAAGCAGTGCCGATAAGGAGGAACCCCTACCTCATGAACTGAGGCCCGGACCTGTGCTTCTGAAAACCATGGATTTTTTGGTTTGCAACATAATGGTTCTTTGCGACAAAGCAAGCACGGATATCGGAATTTGGTACAACTACTTGTGGGACAGGACCCGTGCCATCCGTAGCGACATAACCCAGCAGCAGCTGACGGATGGTGTGGCAGTCACTATCATCGAGAGATGCGTTAGGTTCCACATTTATGCGGATGTACATCTCTGCCAGGAAAGCCCGGATGTGTTTGACAGAAAGCTTAATACGGAAAACTTAACAAAGAGCTTGCAGACGCTCAAAGAATTATATAAAGACTTGGCTGAATTAAATAAAAACTTTCCTTCAGAATCTGAATTTAGGGCCTATGAAATGCTTCTAAATCTAAATGATGGTGAGAAAATTGTGCATCAATATTCGCAGTACAGAGATGAAGTCCAGAAGTCATCTGATGTTATATTTGCTCTCAAAGTGTTTTTGGCATTAAAATCCAATAACTTCGTCAAGTTTTTTAAACTCATCAGAAGCGGTACATATCTTCAAGGCTGTATCCTACACAGATACTTCCCTCAGGTTCGATCAAAAGCCCTAGATATCTTTGTAAAGGCTTACGCCATCTCAAAACGAGTTAGCATACCTCTGTCGTACATCATTAAAACTCTGGGCTTTGAAGACAAGAACGATGCAGTGGGTTATTTAAACTATCATGGCATCACAGTCGACAGAGAAAATGTcatgttggacaagaacttatttTATCTCCACCCAGAAGGACAGCCGCCAGTAACCCGACCCACCAGATTGATTGAAAGCAATAGGCTCTTCTCTGTGGTAGAAGTCATACAGGGGGGCCCAATGCCCGAGAATCCTCTACACACTTACGTTCCCCACGATAGCTTCGACAAGGACGGGTACCTAAACCCCGACGCTAGAGACGCGTCCGACCAGCAGAAGAAACTGAAGTCCCTGATCTCGGGTCCCGTCGTACCCCGAGATCAAGCGTTGGCGCTCGGCGACGAAGAGACTCCTCCTGCCGACACACCCCAGGAGCCAATTCTCGAATCGAGTCAGCCGGTTACGCACGAAGCGGAGGGTATGTCTGATCACGACTATATGACTTTCATAAAAGACGCGTACAGCATGATCACCTCGAGTGTCGTAAGCGAGCTGTCGGTAGACGTTGCGAAGAAGGCCATTAAGAGTGTCACTAAGGAGAAATTGCAGAAACTCGTTTCGAAAGACATTCTCTTAGAATGCATTaaagaagaagtgaagaaggtCGCTAAAAGCTCTCATGATGAAGTAAGTttggaaattagagagagagagaggaaggaaatagagaaagctgagaagaagagaagagagctGGAAGAGTTACAGCGTCGTGCCAGTGTCCTACTTTGTAATGAATACATCGCCGAGTTTCTTCCGAGGTTAGTGAAGCAGGTCTGCCAGGAATCTGTCGGCGAGGTCGAACGCGAACTGGAGCTGAAAGTTCATGCTGCCCTTATGAAAGAACTTCCAGCGTCGTTGGTCTCGGAAGTTGTGCACGATGAAGCTCTGAAAGTGGCCACCATAGTTACTTTGGAAATGGAAAGAGAGCTGGAGGAAAAAGTTGAAAAATTGCAGCAGAAGATTAGGTTAAGAAAAGTTAAAGAATATTTCCGAAAATGGAAAAAAGTAGTGATTCGAATAAGGAGACGGAAGCAAGCTCAAGTCACGTTCCCGGCTTCGGCCTCGCAGCTCGATATTTACGAACAAAATAAGGCTTTCTCTTGGGGATACAAGAGAAAATTATCAGAGAACGTCAGTGCAGAAAATCTCCTGAAGCGTAAATTGGCCTTCACTGAAACGTCTGCAAAGATGTTAATCCGAAATGATCTCATGAAGTCGGTTGCCTGGTATCCCCTGCCAATAGTAAGGGAAATGAGGAAAGAAATCGAGAGGGTATCCCTATCAGACAACATATTGAAACACTACTTCAAGGTCTTAATTTGTAACTGCAGTAATTCAGAGTTTACCGTACTGCACTGGCTCCGGTCCAAACTGAGTTGCATGGAAGACGCTGACGTGGAAAAGAAACTCGAGTTTACTTCGAGCTTTTACTCTAAACTGACGGGACAAGAGTATGCATTTGTATTCCTTGAGGTTTCCCCAAATGCATTGTCCAAGGATGTTTTTAAAGGTACTTCAGCAGTGCTGTTCGTCACGCAGGGGTTAACCACTCAAGACCCGGCATATGCAAGCGTGAAATGTTGGATCAAAGAAAACAAAGATGTCCCTTACAAAGTGATAAGTGAAGGAGGCTCCTTCGGGGAAGATTGTTGGGAATTGAACGAGGAAGAGATCCTGATCCCCGAGACATCGGAGAGGTTAATGAATGTGATACTTGATTTGTGGAATAGGCACGCTGGAAGGATCCAGGTTTCTATGTCTCGTTTGAACAGTCTTGTTCTTGGATTTGCTGCAACTTATTACATCCAACCTTCCGTTCTCAAGCAGCAGGAAAGAAGTTTCGATGGGAAGTCCCCCCTCGGCCCGATGACGTACGTCGATTTATATAATTCTGCCGTACAGTTTTTGGTCGAAGTATTTGCAGATGATGATTTGTCCCGTTTAGACTGGCCCCCTCCTGAATTAAGTCATTTAGATCAAATTCTACCGCCTTCTTGGAATAATGAAGACATGGGACacataagaaacattatcaaacagTTGAAACTCCCAGTATTACAAGTTGATGGATTTATGCCTTGGGAGCAGATTGTTAGGACTCTTTATGCCTATGTGGGGCAGGTATCACAGCCTGAATCGCTCAGCCACGTGCTTTGGTCTCAGATCAACAGCCTCTTGACAAAGACATTAGAATTCCTCAAATCTCTCTTCAATTTAGAGTTCATGAGTCCTGACACAGAAGTTAACATACTGCATATTCCTTGGACTGAAATTATAAATGCATGTGTATCCTACAAGTTGGGCATCTTACCCGACATCCCAGTCTACTATCAAGCGACGAAACTCAGGTCTTTTGATTTCCCCAAGGGGTGGTGGGAAGCGTGCGATTACTCGGACCCCACGTGGAACGACATCTCCTACGGGAAACAGAGTTCAAGAAAGCGCAAGGACGAAGAAGACGTTAATCCCAAGAATGCCAAGATTCCATCACTTTCGACCGAGCTTTTGTCTGATATtatcaaggaaaaggaaaagtaCATAGAGTTTCAGAGGAGACTTGAAGATGCCCTGGAGGAGCATGATCTTTCAATTGAGGACTTCGAAGAAGGGACGCAGCTCGAGTCGGATGATCCAGGCAGTGAAGAGGATCCCGATCCCAACGAGGAGGTTATCCAATACTCGGAACTGTCGAGTTCCAttgctaaagaaaaagaaaaatgtgaatTATTTCAGAAAAAGCTCGAGAGTATATTGGGGGATGGGGAGGACCTACGTTTTCTTTTTAAGCAGTGA